Within Sorangiineae bacterium MSr11367, the genomic segment GCGCGTCGATTCGTTCTTCGGATGCTCCATCGAGGTGTGAAATGAGCCAAGCGGTTTCCAACGTCCCCAAGCCGTTCCAGTTCCATTCGATCACGGTCATCAGTGCCGTGGTGGCCGCCGTCACCACGTTCGTCACCCTCACCGCCGCATTGCCAGCTTGGGCGATGTTCCTTGGCTGGGTAGGGTACAGCACCAGCGGCCAAACGGTCCGCGAAGGAATCGCCAACCTCGTTTCGTTTCTGTTGGGCGTCGTCTTCGGAGTAGGAACCGCGTTGCTGATCGCATTCCTGACCCCGTGGCTCGGCGATGCCGCCACGCCGGTGGCGATCTTCGGCGACGTGGTCGTCGTGCTGAGCCTCCGCGCGGTGCCCCATGTCAACAACCCGCTCGCGTACTTCCTGGGTCTCATCAGCTTCTTTGCCTCCATGCTGGCGCCGTCCGCTTCGACGTTGGGCGTTCTGGCCATCGCAGGAGTGATTGGCGCTCTCGGCGCGGGAACCGCGAGCTGCATCCAGTCCCGCGTGTTCCCCTCCCGCGAGGCCGTGTAAGCTGCCGCACGGTGTTGCGGAATCTCTCCCTTGCAACGTTCTTGATCGCCTGTCCCGCTTGCACCTGTGGAGGTACGCACCCGGCCGAGGCCGAGGTGCCGCGGGCGAGCGAGCCGCCGGTGGAGGCGGCACACGACGCCGCGTCGCACCCCGCCCAGAACGTCGTGCGCGCGGGGGTCGAGGCTTACCCGGTTCGGCATTTTTCGTATGCGCTCGCAGACGTGAACGTGAGCATCGAGGACGCTGGGATGCGCCCATCCCTTGCGCCGATGCTCGAACGGCCCGATGCCTTGCTGGCCGTCAACGGCGGCTTTTTCGACTCGAACGGGAAGGCATTGGGGCTCGCCATCTCGCAGGGGCATTCGCTCGCGCCGTTTGCTCCGCGGCTTTCGGGTGGCGTGTTCGGCATCGAGGGCGAGCGCGGGTGGCTCTCGGAAACGGAGTCGTTCGTCGCACCGTCCAAGGTCGATTTCGCCGTTCAGTGTCGCCCCCGGCTCGTCGTAGATGGCAAAGTCAATATTCGAAGTGACGACGGAAAGCGCGCCGAGCGGACCGCCATCTGCTTGCGCGAACACGGCACGGTCCTCGACTTTTTCATCGTGCGCAGCGACCAGACGGACCACATGCTTGGCCCCTCGCTTTTTGCACTCGCGCAACATCTGGCGGAATTCGGCTGCGAAGAAGCGCTCAACCTCGATGGTGGTCCCTCGACGGGCGCAGCCTTCTGGCAAGACGGCAAAGTTCAACACCTTCCGCCGCGGGGACCCATCCGTCACGCGATCGTCGTACGCGCGCGGCAAGGAAGGATGAACGACGCGTCGACCCTCGGCGTCGAAAACTGACGCGGAGGTTCGCGTCGAAAACTGACGCGACGATCGCATAATGCGAAATCATCGGTGGATGCGATTTCATTGGTTCCAATCGCTTGACGAATGAGGGCGCGGAGAGCAATTCCTATTTCGGTCGCGGGGGGACGTCGGGGACCGCTTCACTGATTTGCGGATTCGCACGGCGCGACCACCCCGCCGGGAGGTGCAATATGGGAAAGCCATCCGCCGCGGCATTGGCTGAACTGAAGGATCTGTACCAACAGAAGGGATTGCCGGAGAAACCCGACATCATCGTTATTCTTACGGATCAGGAACGTTACCCGACCCATTGGCCAGCTGAATTGGTGGACTCGCTCACGAGTTGGAAGCGGCTTCAGAAACACGGCCTGACCTTCGATCGGGCCTACACCTCGGCTTGCATGTGCACGCCCTCGCGCGGTGTGATGCTGACCAGCAACTACAGCAACCTCACCGGGCTGACGATGACGCCTAGCACGCTGTCGTATGCCAATCCGCGAATCCCGAAGATCGCCGCGTTGATGCAAGCGCAGGGCTACGACACGGTTTGGAAAGGCAAATGGCATCTGTCGCAGCCGGCCGACATCATGCAATGGACGCAATTGGATGTTGCCAACCTGCAGGAGCAATACGGCTTCTCCGGTTGGAACCCGCCGGATGCTGGCACCGTGACCGGCTTGTCCACGTACGATTCTTGGGCCACGGCGGGTTCCGGCAAGCCGGGACACGTCAATGCCGCCAACGACAGGCGTTACCTGCGCAAAGACGGCGAGGGGGTAGAAGCCCACGGCTTCGGCGAGGGCGCCCTCGAGTTCCTGGAAGCGCGTGCCGCGGGCCGGCAGAGAAAGGACCCCGCCGCCCTTCGGCCGTTCCTGATGTTCATGTCGTTCGTGAATCCGCACGACATCAATTTCTTTCCCTGGGGCTGGCAGAGCTTCGGCTACACCAAAAACGACATCGAGCTGGGCATCAAGCTGCCGGACAACGCCGTGGATACCCTGCTCACCAAACCTACGATCCAGACGCATATCCGCGACGTCCTGAACGCGTGCCAAGCGATCATCGGCCAGGAGACGCTGACCGGAGGTGCGCACGGACTACCGGGGGATCCTCATGGGATCCAGCTGGATCCGATCAACAACATTCACAACTACATCAACTTCTACGCCTACATGACCAAGTACGCGAATGACCGCGTCAACGAGTTCCTGGACGTGGTGGAGGCCTGTCGCTTCACCAAGGACGCGCTGATCATCCGCACCTCGGACCACGGCGAAATGGGGCTATCGCACGGCATGCGCGAAAAGTGTTACAACGTCTACGAGGAGACTATTCACATTCCCCTGGTGATCTCGAATCCGAGGCTGTTCGAGGGGCCGCAGAATACCGAGGCGCTCTACGCCCACGTCGACTTTTTGCCGACGTTGCTGGACTTGGCGGGCGGCTCGGGCGTGTACCCGCTGATGAAGGGGAAGAGCCTGACACCGGTCATTTTCCATAACAGCGTCGGGGTGCAGGACTCGGTGCTGTTTTGCTACGACGACGAGTCGGGGAACATCAGCGATCTGCAGTACCTCTCCCATATTCGGGCGATCCGTTACGGGCAATTTACATATGCGGTCTATTTCTCCCCGAATCTACCAGGCCAATACCAGTACGAGCTGTACGATCTGGAGAAGGACACCCCGCAGATGAACAACTTGCTGTTCCAGCCGCACCAGGCCACCGAGCCGGTGAAGGTGCTTTGGCGCAAGCTGCAGGAGCTGCTGAACGGAAAGCTGATCGAGGCGGGCCAGACACCATTCCCGCCGGTCCGCTAAAGCCAGAGCGCGCGACGGCCAAGGCTATCGCGCGTCCTTATTTTCTCGAGGTGAGGCGTTGGTGGGAGGCGGGCTTACCCGCTCGCAGCATCCAACCCATCATGGCTGGTCTGCCGCGTGTCGGCGTCTTTGTGCTCATCGCGCTCTGCTTCGCAAACCTTGCTACGTCCGCCTGCGGTGGCGCGAGCGACGAGCCCCCATCTCCGATCGACGACAAAACGCCGGGCCGCGATGCCATGCCCGGTCCCGATGCCGAACGGCCCAATCCCGATGCAGGGTATGCCGATCAGGCAGCCCCCGACGCCGCCGTGGACGAACCGCCCGTGGAGTTTCCCGATGCGGCGGCCTGGATGCCGCGTGGCACCTTGGCCGGGAATTACCACACCATATGCCGCGTAAGGCCCGCGGGGACCGTCGTCTGTTGGGGCTGGGGCGGCAGCGGTCAATTTGGTGTCCTCGACGCCGGAACCGGCCCCGCCACGATGCCCGGTATCTCGACCGCGGTCAGTGTCGGCTCAGGAATCGACTTTACCTGCGTCAGTCTGAGCAACGGAAAAGTGCAGTGCATCGGTGCCAACGATTCGGGTGAACTAGGTCGTGCGGGTGCACCCGGCCAATCCAATACATTGGTGGAGGTCGATGGCCTCGACGATGCGATGTACGTGCAGGCGGGCTACCGCTACGCGTGCGCATTGCGGCGATCCGGTTCCGTTTCCTGTTGGGGCTCCAACAGCTACAAGCAACTCGGTCCTGCGGCGGAGGCTCGTGCGTCTTCGCCCACGCCGGTGCACGTGCCAGGAAGCGAAGGGAGTATCGGATTGTCGGTGGGGTCGACGCACGCGTGCGTCGTCAAAGCCGATCGAAGTGTCTCGTGTTGGGGAGGCAACATCGGCGGCCAGCTCGGCGCTCCGGCATCGAGCGGGCCAATGTTGGCCACACCCGTCAAAGTGGCCAATGTCACCAACACCGTCATGGTGGCGGCGGCGGTGAATATGACCTGTGCCATGGATGACGCGGGAATCGTTCGGTGCTGGGGCTGCAACAACGGGGGCGGCGAATGTTTCACCGCCCCCACGCCGGTGCCAGGACTTCCCAAGGCGAAAGGCATCGCGGCGGGCGCCTACCACGCGTGCGCGATCCGCGACGATTACAAAGTGGTGTGCTGGGGCGACAACTCGCAAGGTCAACTTGGCGCCACCACGCCCATGCGCACGCCGACGCCCCTGGAGGTGCCCACCATTCGAGATGCCATTGCCGTCAGCACGGGGGCCGAAACATCGTGCGCCCTTCGCGCTTCGGGTCGCGTCTCCTGCTGGGGCGAGAACCATATCGGGCAACTGGGCAGTCTCGACGCGGGGCTGCGCAGCGCAACCCCCGTCGACGTCCCCGGCCCGTAGTGGAGACCTTTATTTCGTTTTGGCGTTTTCGCTCGATTTGATCCCCTCGGACTTTTTCCCGAGGCTCAAATCGGCGACCCCGTCTTGGAAGCGTATGCGCGAGACCATCAGCTTCTCCTGCAGGGCAACCACCTCGATGGTGCTCTTCGACATATGGTCGCTCACGTCTTGCAGCTTGTTCTGGAGGTTCTGCATGAGCGGTCCCGCCGTCTTTACCGCGCGGAGCGTGACGATTTGGGCGTGGAGCTCGTCCATTCGACTGCGGTATTCCTGCATTTGATCGCGCACCGTGGTGATGCGCTGCTCGATGTTGCCGATCTCCTGTTGAAGGTTGAGCAAGGTCGTGACCTCCGACCTCAGAGGGCTTTCCAAGGCCGACGTCGAAAGGAACGATCGGACGAGGGACATGCCATCCGGTGAGCGGAGATCGACCGTTCGGAATTGCGGCGCTTGTTCCTCGACGACGATATCCTTCTTGGCGCCACCCTCGAGGATGACGCGAAAGAGGTTGGCGCCTCCAATGCGTTCCACGGAGGGCGCCGAGCTCGGGGAGAGCTTGTAGCCTTCGGGCGACGTGTGGCGAACGTAAACCGTGACGCGCTCGCGCAGGCGGTTGTGGAGCGTCCACGTGGAGCGTTTCGTGTGCTGCACCTCGGCCGAGAAGACACCTCGTTGCACGGTCAAGACGCGCGCGATCTGATCGCGGTCTTCGTTCTTGGCTTCGACGACAATCTGCCGATCGAGCGCGAAGGGCACGAACGCGGTGGACTTGGCCGGGATCGGCTCGGCGATGCCTTCGCCGATGAAGCGCCCTTCGCCGAAGACGCTGACCGGCCCGCTCTCGAGTGCGGAGTCGGTCGGATTCTTGATGCGCACCGATTTGAAGGCGAAGGAGCCATTGCCGCGCGCGCTCTCGGGATCATAGAGGTAGACGACCTCGCCTTCGGCCTTCTTGTTCAGAATGGACACCATGGCACTGCTGCCGCGCGGGATGCTCATGGTCACCCCGGACTCGAAATGCGAGGTGCCAATGGGATCGGCGGCCGCGGCGGTGGCGGCGTCTCCTGGGGCGCTGACCTTTGGCGCCTCGAGCACGCGAACACCGCCCTTGGTCCCTTCGACCTCGCCTTTCCCGACGGCCGTAATGCGATTGGGGTCCGCGCCTTGGCGTATCAGCTGCTCGCGCACGCGGTTGGCACGATCCAACGCGGCGCGGTTTCGATCGCCGTCTTTCGGATCGGCGAAGCCCTCGATGACGAAGGCATTCGTGTTCCCGGGCTGCCGGATTCGCCG encodes:
- a CDS encoding sulfatase-like hydrolase/transferase, yielding MGKPSAAALAELKDLYQQKGLPEKPDIIVILTDQERYPTHWPAELVDSLTSWKRLQKHGLTFDRAYTSACMCTPSRGVMLTSNYSNLTGLTMTPSTLSYANPRIPKIAALMQAQGYDTVWKGKWHLSQPADIMQWTQLDVANLQEQYGFSGWNPPDAGTVTGLSTYDSWATAGSGKPGHVNAANDRRYLRKDGEGVEAHGFGEGALEFLEARAAGRQRKDPAALRPFLMFMSFVNPHDINFFPWGWQSFGYTKNDIELGIKLPDNAVDTLLTKPTIQTHIRDVLNACQAIIGQETLTGGAHGLPGDPHGIQLDPINNIHNYINFYAYMTKYANDRVNEFLDVVEACRFTKDALIIRTSDHGEMGLSHGMREKCYNVYEETIHIPLVISNPRLFEGPQNTEALYAHVDFLPTLLDLAGGSGVYPLMKGKSLTPVIFHNSVGVQDSVLFCYDDESGNISDLQYLSHIRAIRYGQFTYAVYFSPNLPGQYQYELYDLEKDTPQMNNLLFQPHQATEPVKVLWRKLQELLNGKLIEAGQTPFPPVR
- a CDS encoding DUF4139 domain-containing protein; the protein is MRQLAPFSLIALLVGCGGGSSYVHSDTTLGRVVVYRNGVAYFERYAKVDDEALRLSVPADKVDDFLKSLTVVDAKTGQPAPVAYPTGGSTDDSGFVDMKIGLPGSRPHQVRLSYVTDAPAWKPSYRVLLGQKGQVELQAWAIVDNTSGEDWHNVQLGVGSSSAMSFRFDLRSLRMVQRETLQSDALFAAAPPSGASVYGGTPAPDGQKNVAVLTDDAIATTAPANSNAAASPDEVVVAARAPTVDVGSTSSGSNSNADYTSRIPLTNPGARGGAQRSFESVGGGGKKRPPTSSGMPGSPNGSGEAPKRPSRESEEKTASAPPPPPPAPPPNPFDALLRRIRQPGNTNAFVIEGFADPKDGDRNRAALDRANRVREQLIRQGADPNRITAVGKGEVEGTKGGVRVLEAPKVSAPGDAATAAAADPIGTSHFESGVTMSIPRGSSAMVSILNKKAEGEVVYLYDPESARGNGSFAFKSVRIKNPTDSALESGPVSVFGEGRFIGEGIAEPIPAKSTAFVPFALDRQIVVEAKNEDRDQIARVLTVQRGVFSAEVQHTKRSTWTLHNRLRERVTVYVRHTSPEGYKLSPSSAPSVERIGGANLFRVILEGGAKKDIVVEEQAPQFRTVDLRSPDGMSLVRSFLSTSALESPLRSEVTTLLNLQQEIGNIEQRITTVRDQMQEYRSRMDELHAQIVTLRAVKTAGPLMQNLQNKLQDVSDHMSKSTIEVVALQEKLMVSRIRFQDGVADLSLGKKSEGIKSSENAKTK
- a CDS encoding DUF1097 domain-containing protein, with protein sequence MSQAVSNVPKPFQFHSITVISAVVAAVTTFVTLTAALPAWAMFLGWVGYSTSGQTVREGIANLVSFLLGVVFGVGTALLIAFLTPWLGDAATPVAIFGDVVVVLSLRAVPHVNNPLAYFLGLISFFASMLAPSASTLGVLAIAGVIGALGAGTASCIQSRVFPSREAV
- a CDS encoding phosphodiester glycosidase family protein, with the protein product MLRNLSLATFLIACPACTCGGTHPAEAEVPRASEPPVEAAHDAASHPAQNVVRAGVEAYPVRHFSYALADVNVSIEDAGMRPSLAPMLERPDALLAVNGGFFDSNGKALGLAISQGHSLAPFAPRLSGGVFGIEGERGWLSETESFVAPSKVDFAVQCRPRLVVDGKVNIRSDDGKRAERTAICLREHGTVLDFFIVRSDQTDHMLGPSLFALAQHLAEFGCEEALNLDGGPSTGAAFWQDGKVQHLPPRGPIRHAIVVRARQGRMNDASTLGVEN